One stretch of Asterias rubens chromosome 8, eAstRub1.3, whole genome shotgun sequence DNA includes these proteins:
- the LOC117293554 gene encoding fibrillin-1-like — MPKSSIVKWLTMLPVFNYHKGDDSDEVLPSSQPPADVVNPCPIPPKLENGASTLDGTRGNIFYRCNPGYMLYAPNGNTLRCVDGQWVGSVPVCSAKGCPEKSVVESSSMTRRNRGAVFEVNCWARFELEGPAFIYCDGARWRNEPRCVVPSCSEPPIIPNARMTITQGGRGVSYSCDSGFTKKLGSKTLQCNSDGQWTGIAAVCARAGCQVPSVNAVPNGVIAVSQSMVLKMTCHPGYDLVGSPALFCDGQRWNGNLPTCRRQPNGDGYPSRVEDGDRCGSIPPVPNAIQQYAVQLDVRGRSFYTVRYICDSGYTIQPANYAVYCSAGNVVGTLPHCYAQCGYGKGGCQHVCTDTDQGAVCSCRDGYKLTYNGKRCTDIDECASNRGRGACAHRCVNHDGGFRCECYHGHTLATDGTSCTENPTSCSCGTHGHCVEARGTTPAFCRCNDGYQQSTDRLSCDRVPQTQCSCGVGSISCREENGERICTCRTGYRQSGDRCVDIDECQENGGLGDCQKGCMNTAGSYRCYCPGKWQYMSEDLRTCRECHVIFDHNRPSMLLWYWINWLFSAQREEDLYMR; from the exons ATGCCTAAATCATCGATCGTCAAGTGGCTGACCATGCTCCCTGTGTTCAATTATCACAAAGGTGACGACTCAGACGAAGTTCTGCCGAGCTCCCAGCCCCCTGCTGATGTTGTAAACCCCTGCCCTATCCCGCCTAAACTTGAGAACGGTGCCTCCACCCTCGACGGGACTCGGGGCAATATCTTCTATCGCTGTAATCCTGGTTACATGTTGTATGCGCCCAATGGAAACACACTACGATGCGTGGACGGACAGTGGGTTGGATCTGTTCCAGTGTGCTCAG CTAAAGGTTGTCCAGAAAAATCGGTGGTGGAGTCTTCCAGCATGACTCGTCGAAACAGAGGTGCCGTCTTCGAGGTCAACTGCTGGGCCAGATTTGAGCTCGAGGGACCCGCGTTCATTTACTGCGACGGAGCCCGCTGGAGGAATGAACCCCGGTGCGTCGTCCCTAGTTGCTCGGAGCCTCCAATAATTCCCAATGCAAGAATGACGATAACGCAAGGTGGACGAGGTGTTTCATATTCATGTGACTCTGGTTTCACCAAAAAGCTTGGGTCCAAGACTTTACAATGCAACTCTGATGGCCAATGGACAGGCATAGCAGCTGTGTGCGCTC GTGCTGGCTGCCAAGTTCCCAGTGTAAACGCCGTCCCTAATGGTGTGATTGCCGTCAGCCAGTCGATGGTGTTGAAGATGACGTGTCATCCTGGGTACGACTTGGTAGGTTCTCCAGCTCTGTTTTGCGATGGACAGAGATGGAACGGGAATCTGCCGACTTGCCGGCGGCAACCAAACGGCGATGGCTATCCCTCCAGAGTTGAAGATGGTGATCGCTGCGGAAGCATTCCACCCGTTCCAAACGCTATACAACAGTATGCAGTACAGCTTGATGTTCGAGGGAGGTCCTTCTACACTGTGAGGTACATCTGTGACTCCGGGTACACCATACAACCCGCCAACTACGCCGTGTACTGCTCAGCAGGAAACGTCGTCGGGACTCTTCCTCATTGTTACg CTCAGTGTGGATATGGAAAAGGAGGTTGCCAACACGTGTGTACAGACACCGACCAGGGTGCTGTTTGCTCGTGCAGAGATGGCTACAAGTTGACATATAATGGGAAAAGATGCACAG ATATTGATGAATGTGCCAGCAATAGAGGGCGTGGTGCATGTGCGCATCGGTGCGTCAATCACGATGGGGGATTTCGATGTGAATGTTACCATGGACATACATTAGCGACTGATGGAACTTCTTGCACAG AAAATCCGACATCTTGTAGCTGTGGGACACACGGCCATTGCGTCGAAGCACGCGGTACAACTCCAGCGTTCTGCCGGTGTAATGACGGTTACCAACAGAGCACCGATCGTCTCAGTTGTGACAGAG TTCCCCAGACTCAATGTAGCTGTGGCGTTGGATCTATATCATGTCGGGAAGAAAATGGAGAGAGAATCTGTACCTGCAGGACAGGCTATCGGCAAAGTGGTGATAGATGTGTTG ATATTGACGAGTGTCAAGAAAACGGCGGTCTAGGGGACTGCCAGAAGGGTTGTATGAACACCGCAGGTTCCTACAGGTGCTACTGCCCGGGAAAATGGCAGTATATGTCCGAAGACTTGAGGACTTGTCGAG AATGCCATGTAATTTTTGATCATAACAGACCGTCCATGTTACTGTGGTACTGGATCAACTGGCTGTTCTCAGCCCAACGGGAGGAAGATCTGTACATGCGCTGA
- the LOC117293864 gene encoding hyalin-like isoform X2, translating into MERQLDYKSQCFYFCENDFQLRGVSSRTCQADGTWSDTSVQNTCIDIEPPEFITCPGDISLPTDLNENFATNPANWDQPEARDNDGEPVIEASLSATQQRFYLDEVTVITYTARDETGLENTCTFSVTVKAKTCPILIAETHTRIAPPDCMERQLDYKSQCFYECDCGFHLRGVCSRTCQADGTWSDPSVQNTCIDIEPPEFITCPGDISLPTDLNENFATNPANWNQPEARDNDGEPVIEASLSATQQRFYLDEVTVITYTARDETGLENTCTFSVTVKDEEPPQVINCPNSMAVKTNNRLAVVHWEEPVFQDNSGRDASVISNRPSGSTFFFGQPESIWYIAEDQAGNTARCEFTVSEEDLEPPEFLTCPEDIVLPANLHENFTTTTWDRPEARDNLGTPTIEASTSAAKERFYLDEVIVVTYTARDRSGLQTTCTFSITVTDEEPPQVVSCPGSMVIKTKGSSEIVHWEEPVFQDNSGKEVTVINSDLPSGFTFFCGLMETVYYIAEDQAGNKAICEFTVDVDCMN; encoded by the exons ATGGAACGCCAGTTGGACTACAAATCCCAATGTTTCTACTTTTGTGAGAATGACTTTCAGTTGAGAGGCGTTAGTTCTAGAACATGTCAAGCTGATGGTACATGGTCAGACACATCAGTACAAAACACATGCATCG ATATTGAGCCTCCAGAATTCATCACTTGTCCCGGTGACATTTCCCTCCCAACCGATCTGAATGAGAACTTTGCTACTAACCCTGCAAACTGGGACCAACCAGAGGCAAGGGACAATGATGGAGAGCCGGTCATCGAGGCGTCACTCTCCGCTACACAGCAGCGGTTCTACCTGGATGAAGTAACGGTCATCACCTACACAGCGCGTGATGAGACCGGACTCGAAAACACATGTACTTTCAGTGTTACAGTCAAAG CCAAGACCTGTCCCATCCTGATCGCGGAAACCCATACGAGGATCGCACCGCCAGACTGTATGGAACGCCAGTTGGACTATAAATCCCAATGTTTCTACGAATGCGACTGTGGGTTCCATTTACGAGGAGTATGTTCTAGAACATGTCAAGCAGATGGTACATGGTCAGACCCATCAGTGCAAAACACATGCATCG ATATTGAGCCTCCAGAATTCATCACTTGTCCCGGTGACATTTCCCTCCCGACCGATCTGAATGAGAACTTTGCTACTAACCCTGCAAACTGGAACCAACCAGAGGCAAGGGACAATGATGGAGAGCCGGTCATCGAGGCGTCACTGTCCGCTACGCAGCAGCGGTTCTACCTGGATGAAGTAACGGTCATCACCTACACAGCGCGTGATGAGACCGGACTCGAAAACACATGTACTTTCAGTGTTACAGTCAAAG ATGAGGAGCCACCACAAGTTATCAACTGCCCAAACTCCATGGCAGTAAAGACCAACAATCGTCTAGCCGTTGTCCACTGGGAAGAGCCGGTGTTTCAGGATAACTCCGGGCGTGACGCCTCGGTCATCTCCAACCGTCCGTCCGGGTCCACGTTCTTCTTTGGTCAACCAGAGAGTATTTGGTATATAGCAGAGGACCAAGCTGGTAATACTGCACGGTGTGAGTTCACCGTGTCTGAGGAAG ATTTGGAGCCTCCTGAATTCCTCACCTGCCCGGAGGACATTGTGCTCCCCGCCAATCTCCATGAAAACTTTACCACAACGACCTGGGACAGACCTGAGGCACGAGACAATCTTGGAACACCGACCATCGAGGCTTCCACCTCGGCTGCCAAGGAGCGGTTTTATCTGGATGAAGTAATAGTGGTCACGTATACAGCACGAGATAGGTCCGGACTCCAAACCACATGCACATTCAGCATTACGGTCACAG ATGAAGAGCCACCACAGGTAGTCAGTTGCCCGGGCTCTATGGTGATAAAGACCAAGGGCAGTTCTGAAATTGTCCATTGGGAAGAGCCAGTCTTCCAGGATAACTCCGGGAAAGAAGTGACGGTCATCAATTCGGACTTACCGTCCGGGTTCACTTTCTTTTGTGGCCTGATGGAAACTGTTTATTATATCGCAGAGGACCAAGCTGGTAATAAAGCGATTTGTGAGTTTACCGTGGATGTAGATTGTATGAATTAG
- the LOC117293864 gene encoding hyalin-like isoform X1 has protein sequence MERQLDYKSQCFYFCDNEFQLRGVSSKTCQADGTWSDHSVQNTCIDIEPPEFITCPGDISLPTDLNENFATNPANWDQPEARDNDGEPVIEASLSATQQRFYLDEVTVITYTARDETGLENTCTFSVTVKAKTCPILIAETHTRIAPPDCMERQLDYKSQCFYECDCGFHLRGVCSRTCQADGTWSDPSVQNTCIDIEPPEFITCPGDISLPTDLNENFATNPANWNQPEARDNDGEPVIEASLSATQQRFYLDEVTVITYTARDETGLENTCTFSVTVKDEEPPQVINCPNSMAVKTNNRLAVVHWEEPVFQDNSGRDASVISNRPSGSTFFFGQPESIWYIAEDQAGNTARCEFTVSEEDLEPPEFLTCPEDIVLPANLHENFTTTTWDRPEARDNLGTPTIEASTSAAKERFYLDEVIVVTYTARDRSGLQTTCTFSITVTDEEPPQVVSCPGSMVIKTKGSSEIVHWEEPVFQDNSGKEVTVINSDLPSGFTFFCGLMETVYYIAEDQAGNKAICEFTVDVDCMN, from the exons ATGGAACGCCAGTTGGACTACAAATCCCAATGTTTCTACTTTTGTGACAATGAGTTCCAGTTAAGAGGCGTTAGTTCTAAAACATGTCAAGCAGATGGTACATGGTCAGACCACTCAGTACAAAACACATGCATCG ATATTGAGCCTCCAGAATTCATCACTTGTCCCGGTGACATTTCCCTCCCAACCGATCTGAATGAGAACTTTGCTACTAACCCTGCAAACTGGGACCAACCAGAGGCAAGGGACAATGATGGAGAGCCGGTCATCGAGGCGTCACTCTCCGCTACACAGCAGCGGTTCTACCTGGATGAAGTAACGGTCATCACCTACACAGCGCGTGATGAGACCGGACTCGAAAACACATGTACTTTCAGTGTTACAGTCAAAG CCAAGACCTGTCCCATCCTGATCGCGGAAACCCATACGAGGATCGCACCGCCAGACTGTATGGAACGCCAGTTGGACTATAAATCCCAATGTTTCTACGAATGCGACTGTGGGTTCCATTTACGAGGAGTATGTTCTAGAACATGTCAAGCAGATGGTACATGGTCAGACCCATCAGTGCAAAACACATGCATCG ATATTGAGCCTCCAGAATTCATCACTTGTCCCGGTGACATTTCCCTCCCGACCGATCTGAATGAGAACTTTGCTACTAACCCTGCAAACTGGAACCAACCAGAGGCAAGGGACAATGATGGAGAGCCGGTCATCGAGGCGTCACTGTCCGCTACGCAGCAGCGGTTCTACCTGGATGAAGTAACGGTCATCACCTACACAGCGCGTGATGAGACCGGACTCGAAAACACATGTACTTTCAGTGTTACAGTCAAAG ATGAGGAGCCACCACAAGTTATCAACTGCCCAAACTCCATGGCAGTAAAGACCAACAATCGTCTAGCCGTTGTCCACTGGGAAGAGCCGGTGTTTCAGGATAACTCCGGGCGTGACGCCTCGGTCATCTCCAACCGTCCGTCCGGGTCCACGTTCTTCTTTGGTCAACCAGAGAGTATTTGGTATATAGCAGAGGACCAAGCTGGTAATACTGCACGGTGTGAGTTCACCGTGTCTGAGGAAG ATTTGGAGCCTCCTGAATTCCTCACCTGCCCGGAGGACATTGTGCTCCCCGCCAATCTCCATGAAAACTTTACCACAACGACCTGGGACAGACCTGAGGCACGAGACAATCTTGGAACACCGACCATCGAGGCTTCCACCTCGGCTGCCAAGGAGCGGTTTTATCTGGATGAAGTAATAGTGGTCACGTATACAGCACGAGATAGGTCCGGACTCCAAACCACATGCACATTCAGCATTACGGTCACAG ATGAAGAGCCACCACAGGTAGTCAGTTGCCCGGGCTCTATGGTGATAAAGACCAAGGGCAGTTCTGAAATTGTCCATTGGGAAGAGCCAGTCTTCCAGGATAACTCCGGGAAAGAAGTGACGGTCATCAATTCGGACTTACCGTCCGGGTTCACTTTCTTTTGTGGCCTGATGGAAACTGTTTATTATATCGCAGAGGACCAAGCTGGTAATAAAGCGATTTGTGAGTTTACCGTGGATGTAGATTGTATGAATTAG